One window of Mucilaginibacter inviolabilis genomic DNA carries:
- a CDS encoding FAD-dependent oxidoreductase, which produces MLLDNKKVAIIGGGPGGLTLARLLQLKGVDVKVYERDFNRNVRVQGATLDLHYESGLKALEGAGLMDAFKETYRPGADKGRIVDEHANIVYDEHMDTEVSKADFGNEYFRPEIDRGPLRDMLLDALAPDTVVWDSQFANMLNVGDTWELEFKNGTTATADIVIGADGANSKIRPFITPIQPYYAGVVIVQGNVDHAATAVPNIHQLLKGGKIYAHGSGIFLHVSAKGDGSLDFYLSCKQEENWVQNNGIDFSDRTQVLAWFKNKFPEWSSIWFELFENAGMPLMLRPQYCMHINQTWDAQSNITILGDAAHLMPPSGEGVNLAMLDALELSECLTSGEFNNTQSAIAAYEKQMRPRAAKEAQDSLEMVSWMHAEDALIKMVQMLNHAG; this is translated from the coding sequence ATGTTACTGGATAATAAAAAAGTAGCCATTATAGGCGGCGGTCCGGGTGGTTTAACGCTGGCCAGGCTTTTACAGTTGAAAGGGGTAGATGTAAAAGTTTATGAAAGAGATTTTAACAGGAATGTACGCGTGCAGGGTGCAACCCTCGACTTGCATTATGAATCGGGTTTGAAGGCATTGGAAGGAGCGGGACTGATGGATGCTTTTAAAGAAACATACAGACCAGGTGCGGATAAGGGGCGAATTGTTGATGAACATGCAAACATAGTTTACGATGAGCACATGGACACGGAGGTATCTAAAGCAGATTTTGGCAATGAATACTTCAGGCCCGAAATTGACAGGGGGCCTTTAAGGGATATGTTATTAGATGCGCTGGCCCCTGATACCGTTGTTTGGGATAGCCAGTTTGCAAACATGTTGAATGTTGGCGATACCTGGGAACTGGAATTTAAAAATGGCACAACAGCTACTGCGGATATAGTAATAGGGGCAGATGGTGCAAATTCTAAGATCCGGCCGTTTATTACGCCGATCCAGCCTTACTATGCAGGTGTAGTGATTGTGCAGGGCAATGTAGATCATGCTGCGACAGCAGTGCCCAACATACACCAATTGCTAAAAGGCGGAAAGATTTACGCACACGGTAGTGGTATATTTTTGCATGTCTCCGCCAAAGGCGATGGCAGTTTGGATTTTTACCTCAGCTGCAAACAGGAGGAGAACTGGGTGCAAAACAACGGCATTGATTTTTCGGATAGAACACAGGTGCTGGCCTGGTTTAAAAACAAGTTTCCGGAATGGAGCAGTATATGGTTTGAGTTATTCGAAAACGCGGGTATGCCGCTTATGCTTCGTCCGCAGTATTGCATGCATATTAACCAAACCTGGGATGCACAATCCAACATAACCATACTGGGTGATGCGGCTCATTTGATGCCACCATCCGGCGAAGGCGTAAATTTAGCTATGCTGGATGCTTTGGAGCTAAGCGAATGCCTTACAAGCGGTGAGTTTAACAATACCCAATCTGCCATTGCAGCGTACGAAAAACAAATGCGGCCAAGAGCCGCCAAAGAAGCGCAGGATTCACTGGAAATGGTGTCATGGATGCATGCCGAAGATGCACTGATCAAAATGGTACAAATGCTTAATCATGCAGGGTAA
- a CDS encoding helix-turn-helix transcriptional regulator, which translates to MKISITDTGSGITKEFARAIGATIKGRFIYIPESKGGGYITGFSWGNDLRMMIRNYHLYEDIVIERTNELAEGQEDVVFLLSGIFPSPAQTEKQLSPEQAHVLICMHAVSSIIAMPSNTIFGSVTIAVSRQYLRSLFSKADHPIAENILQGKDNFVFETGISPEMIKTASEMLHQPIPESLENHYYKLKCEELLCYIFALLMQREAMPTSHMHINDIKAIYAIKLHLQSHLNQPPQVAALAQEAHMSEPKLRKLFKQTFGTGVFEYYQTTRMQEAAKLLKEKRMTVSEVGYQLGFTNLSHFTRVFEQYMGVKPKKYSAG; encoded by the coding sequence ATGAAAATTTCAATTACAGATACCGGATCGGGCATTACGAAGGAATTTGCGCGGGCAATAGGAGCCACAATAAAAGGACGGTTTATATATATTCCGGAGAGCAAGGGCGGCGGCTACATTACCGGCTTTTCCTGGGGAAATGATCTGCGGATGATGATCAGGAATTATCATCTGTATGAAGATATTGTTATTGAGCGGACGAATGAATTGGCCGAAGGACAGGAAGATGTTGTTTTCCTGTTAAGCGGAATTTTTCCCTCACCTGCGCAGACCGAGAAACAACTCTCGCCAGAGCAAGCTCATGTACTGATCTGCATGCATGCTGTTTCTTCTATCATAGCCATGCCTTCCAATACCATTTTTGGTAGTGTGACCATAGCGGTTTCGAGGCAGTACCTGCGTTCGCTTTTTAGCAAAGCAGATCATCCCATAGCAGAAAACATATTGCAGGGGAAAGATAATTTTGTGTTTGAAACCGGTATTTCGCCCGAAATGATCAAAACCGCCAGCGAGATGCTGCATCAACCTATTCCGGAAAGCCTGGAAAATCATTATTACAAACTAAAATGCGAAGAACTGTTATGCTATATTTTTGCCTTACTGATGCAACGGGAGGCAATGCCAACAAGCCATATGCATATAAATGATATCAAAGCTATATATGCTATTAAACTCCACTTACAATCGCACTTAAACCAACCACCCCAGGTTGCAGCACTCGCCCAAGAAGCGCATATGAGTGAACCCAAACTCAGGAAATTATTTAAACAGACCTTTGGCACTGGCGTGTTTGAGTATTACCAAACCACACGGATGCAGGAGGCTGCCAAATTACTGAAAGAAAAACGGATGACGGTTTCGGAGGTGGGTTACCAATTAGGGTTTACCAATCTGAGCCATTTCACCAGGGTTTTTGAGCAGTACATGGGTGTAAAGCCAAAGAAGTATTCGGCAGGTTAA
- a CDS encoding alpha-galactosidase, with translation MFRNHLLPLCLVGGLFTAGSSFAQVVTIPVETQHNALVLQTDANKNLKMVYFGAKLSNTTEYARIQKMYNQKDDSGILNSAYTPSGSANLAEPAITVTHANGDKSLNLAYVSHEVTKVADDISLLTVTLKDPVYDFEVKLFYKTYFKEDVTEQWSVIKHGEKGEVVLNKFASANLNLKGDGFWLKQYHGNWAEEMRPEEAKLTHGIKTIDSKLGTRANLYEPSMFAVSMDKPATEDEGKVLLGALEWSGNFRLDFELDVSDNLRLIAGINNAAAEYHLKPNEEFATPALVYTYSDQGKGDASRKLQRWARKYKIVDGEGSRLTLLNNWESTYFDFNETKLAELLKDTKKLGVDLFLLDDGWFANKYPRNDDHAGLGDWQENKQKLPDGISWLVKEAQSNGIKFGIWIEPEMVNPKSELYEKHPDWVIKQPNRPEKYFRNQLVLDLTNPKVQDFVFGIVDNLFTKNPDLAYIKWDCNAVIYNAYSAYLKKDQSHLYTDYVRGLYKVLERVRAKYPKVPLMLCSGGGGRVDYGALKYFTEFWPSDNTDPLERVFIQWEYSYFYPAITSSNHVTDWGKQPLKFRTDVAMMGKLGFDIVISKLGEQDLDYVHGALKNYDNLKEAIWHGDQYRLQSPWDNDAASIMYVDNAKAKAVMFNYLVNNRYGTGTRVPIRLKGLDPQKKYAVKEINLYPGAKSSIENDLVLTGDFLMNVGVNPHVDKNRTSVVIELDEAR, from the coding sequence ATGTTCCGAAATCATTTACTGCCCTTATGCCTGGTTGGTGGTCTGTTTACGGCCGGCAGCAGTTTTGCCCAGGTGGTGACCATCCCGGTCGAAACACAGCACAACGCGCTGGTATTACAAACCGATGCCAACAAAAACCTGAAGATGGTTTATTTTGGCGCTAAGCTGAGCAATACCACCGAGTACGCACGCATCCAGAAAATGTATAACCAAAAGGACGACTCCGGTATCCTTAACTCGGCTTATACACCATCTGGCTCCGCTAACCTGGCCGAACCCGCCATCACCGTTACTCATGCCAACGGCGATAAGTCACTCAATCTGGCTTATGTGAGCCACGAGGTAACCAAAGTTGCGGATGATATTTCGCTATTAACGGTTACGCTGAAAGATCCGGTTTATGATTTTGAGGTAAAACTGTTTTACAAAACCTATTTCAAAGAGGATGTTACCGAACAATGGTCGGTGATAAAACATGGTGAAAAAGGTGAGGTGGTGTTAAATAAATTTGCCTCGGCCAACCTTAACTTAAAAGGTGATGGCTTTTGGCTGAAACAATACCATGGCAACTGGGCCGAAGAAATGCGTCCGGAGGAGGCTAAACTAACCCACGGTATCAAAACTATTGACAGTAAATTGGGCACTCGGGCTAATTTGTATGAGCCATCCATGTTTGCAGTATCTATGGATAAACCTGCTACTGAGGATGAAGGAAAAGTATTGCTGGGCGCGTTGGAGTGGTCGGGAAATTTCAGGCTCGATTTTGAACTGGATGTGTCTGATAACCTGCGACTGATTGCCGGTATCAACAACGCCGCGGCTGAATATCATTTAAAACCGAACGAAGAGTTTGCTACGCCAGCTTTAGTGTACACCTACTCCGATCAGGGTAAGGGTGATGCCAGCCGTAAATTACAGCGCTGGGCCCGCAAATACAAAATTGTTGATGGCGAAGGCTCAAGATTAACCCTGCTGAACAACTGGGAATCCACCTATTTTGATTTCAACGAAACTAAACTGGCCGAGTTATTAAAAGATACCAAAAAATTGGGTGTAGACCTGTTTTTGCTGGATGATGGCTGGTTTGCCAATAAATATCCGCGTAATGATGATCATGCAGGTTTGGGCGACTGGCAGGAGAATAAACAAAAGCTACCCGACGGCATCAGCTGGCTGGTGAAAGAAGCGCAAAGCAATGGCATAAAGTTTGGTATCTGGATTGAACCTGAAATGGTTAACCCTAAAAGCGAGCTGTATGAAAAACATCCGGATTGGGTGATTAAACAACCAAACCGTCCCGAAAAGTATTTCCGTAACCAGCTGGTACTTGATCTCACTAATCCTAAAGTGCAGGATTTTGTATTTGGCATAGTAGATAACCTGTTTACCAAAAATCCAGATCTGGCTTACATTAAATGGGATTGTAACGCGGTGATATATAACGCCTATTCGGCATATCTGAAAAAGGATCAGTCGCATTTGTATACCGATTATGTACGCGGCTTATATAAAGTGCTGGAGCGTGTACGGGCTAAATATCCAAAGGTGCCTTTAATGCTTTGCTCAGGCGGCGGTGGTCGTGTGGATTATGGCGCATTGAAATACTTCACCGAATTTTGGCCAAGCGATAATACCGATCCGCTGGAGCGCGTGTTCATCCAGTGGGAGTACTCTTACTTCTACCCGGCTATCACCAGCTCAAACCACGTGACCGACTGGGGCAAACAGCCGCTTAAATTCCGTACAGATGTAGCCATGATGGGTAAACTGGGCTTTGATATCGTGATCAGCAAGCTAGGCGAGCAGGACCTGGATTATGTGCATGGCGCTTTAAAAAATTATGATAACCTGAAAGAGGCTATCTGGCATGGCGATCAGTATCGTTTACAAAGTCCATGGGATAATGATGCCGCATCTATCATGTATGTAGATAATGCCAAAGCAAAAGCGGTGATGTTTAACTACCTGGTGAATAACCGGTATGGTACAGGTACGCGTGTGCCAATTCGCTTAAAAGGCCTCGATCCGCAGAAAAAATACGCGGTAAAAGAGATCAACCTTTACCCGGGGGCTAAATCATCCATAGAAAACGACCTGGTATTAACCGGCGACTTTTTAATGAATGTAGGCGTAAACCCACATGTAGACAAAAATAGAACCAGTGTGGTTATAGAGCTCGATGAAGCAAGGTAG